Within Verrucomicrobiia bacterium, the genomic segment AACGGCCTGGTAACCGCGGATGACGCCGCGCTTTTCGTAATCGGCAATGCGCTTCTCGATTTCGGCCACTGGCACCCCGAGCATGCGCGCGATATTCTCGCGCGATTCCAGGGCGTTGGTCTGTAAGATTCGTAACAGTTCATCCATAGGCCACCTCGCGTAAAGTGGCGGGAAGATAATGAACGGGCGATTAGGGGTCGAGCCGAAAAGAGGCGGAAAGTTGCACCTAGAAAAATGCAGGCAGAAAGATTGCGGCAGAAAGATGAGATTCTTTGACGTGCATCAAGGCCGGCCCGATCTTCAGCGGGTAATTTATGCCCATGAACGAGCAACCATTGATTGATGCAAGTCGGGAGAAAATTCTCTCTCTTGCCGCCGAAACCCAGTTTGCGCCCAACGGCATTGTGAGCCGGACCTTGCTGCGCGCGGCCAATTGCCGTCTTGTGCTGTTTGGGTTCGCCGAAGGACAGGAACTGACCGAGCACACCTCAACCCAACATGCGGTAATCCAGATTCTATCCGGAGAATGCGAATTCTCCCTCGCTGGAAAAACCATTCAGGTGAAAGCCGGTGACGTGATATATATGCCGCCGAACCTTCCTCACGCTGTCAGGGCCACCAA encodes:
- a CDS encoding cupin domain-containing protein, encoding MNEQPLIDASREKILSLAAETQFAPNGIVSRTLLRAANCRLVLFGFAEGQELTEHTSTQHAVIQILSGECEFSLAGKTIQVKAGDVIYMPPNLPHAVRATKQFSMLLTLSKPEKTLAGIPEIK